AATATGTAACCTCATCAGGTACAATTCGAAATTGTGCTGGCGGAGCGACACCATGGGGTACATGGCTAACTTGTGAAGAAACACGTTCTGCAACACATGGATATGTATTCGAAGTAGATCCACAGCAGCCTGAAAACGAAATGTCCAAAACTCCAATCAAGGAGATGGGTCGTTTTGCACACGAAGCCTGTGCAATTGACCCATCTACAGGATATGTATACTTAACTGAAGATGCTAGCCCAAGCTACCTTTACCGTTTTATCCCAAATAACACGAGCCAAAAGCCTGGCGCGTTACAAGAAGGCGGTACGCTGTATGCAGCTGCGATTGAAGCGGTAACGGATCCAGCAGCAAGCACTTTCAAAACAGGACAAACATTTAAAATTGTTTGGAAGAAAGTAGATCCTCATTTTTGCCGAGAGGAAGCAGCTGCACAGAATTGCATTAAATTCTCAAGACTTGAGGGAGCTTTCTTCCAAGAGGGTGTTTTCTGGTTCGATGACACCTCTGCCGGTGACAAAAAACTCGGACGCGTTTACCGTTATATTCCTCACACTAATACATTGGAGCTTTTCTATGAGGGTAATGATGCACGAGAAATGGAATATCCAGATAATATATGTATGACTCCATGGGGCGACCTTTGGTACGCAGAAGATGGTTCAGGTGATGATAGACTTATGGGAATTACTCCAGAAGGCAAAATTTATCCTTTTGCCCACAACCGTCTAAGTAATTCAGAATTGGCAGGTCCTACCTTCTCGCCAGATGGAAACACACTTTTTGTTAATATACAAAGCCCTGGTAAAACCTTTGCTATTTGGGGACCGTTCCAACGCAGAAATTCTGCGCGCGCAAGAGAAATGTCCTACGCTGCTCCTGCCAATCTTGCACCGCAAGTTTCGGAAAAAGTGGCAAAGGCTGCCGAGGCGCAAGGTATGTCCGTTCTAGAAGCAGCAGCATTTGAACGTCATGGCTTAATGTTATAATTTGAATAATGGAGTCAGTCCCTCAGTGAATAACTGCTTTAACGCAATGGGGGACAGACCCAATTTCCCAAAAGTATAGACTACTTCCTAAATTTAAGGAGGTAGTCTTTTTTATGTTGTTAAAATTTAAAAGCTTGTATCTATTTTCTCATCCTCTATCTCTTATAGGTCAGCTAATGTTGCTCCCCTTATTCAGAAAAAGTAATCTCTATTGCTATATTATTCCTAGTTATATAAAAAAATGGACAAGTATAGTCAAGTAGCCATGTTATAAATGCAATTTCTTTCATATTATTCAGTATGTCTTTAGAAAGGAGGAAAAACATTAAGGATATTAATCGAGGTCTCTCAAAAGTTCACTGAACTTTTGGGAGGCTTCTTTTTTATTTCTTACGTTACATAGAGGTAAACATTTTCGCCGTGATTTTATCCTTTTGGTGCGACCATTCTTAATATCTCCTAGTCATCCATACCGACATTTGATGTGCAATATATTCAGAGCTATAATGTTTTCCATCCCGAATCCACCACATTAAAATACCTAGAATTGAGGATGCGATAATATCTTTTGAAACAGCATCTTCTGTTACTATTTTATTTAGATCGCGCCTAGCCTGAACGAATTCCACGATAAAGTTATGGAGCTTCTTTTGGAACGCCTTCTCTTCGAATAACACGGATAAGTACTTTCGATGTTGATAAAAGTAATCCAAAAAGGTAAGTCTATGTTCATCTAAATCTACATGTTCTGGTTGTAAAAGAGGTGATAATTTCTTAGACAAATCGTCGAAAATATCATAAACGACATGCTTCAGTAAATCCTGCATATCTACATAATGCAGGTAGAATGTAGCACGATTTAATTCAGCTTTTGCTGTTATTTTTTGAACCGTTAATTCCTGTAAATTTTGTGATTCAATTAATAATGATATAACCGCTTCCTTCAATAAACGCTTGGAGCGAATAGCACGTGGATCCTCTTTCCTTGCAGACATTTTATTAACTCCTTTGACTATTAACCTAACACTTTTACAACATAATTAAGTGAACCGTTGCATAGTTGACGTTTTATTAAATAATGTTGGTGGTTTCTTAATTTAAAAGTTGTTACAATCTATTTTATCGTCACTATGTTGATAAAGTAAAGAGGAGGTCTATGAGTTTTCTATGGCTCAACAAATGAATAAGAAAGTATTACTGTTTGTGTTGCTGCTTGGAGGTTTCTTATCGATATTAAACCAAACACTATTAAATGTTGCATTAAGTGAATTTATGGAAGTGTTTGATGTTGGTGCGACAACTGTACAATGGTTAGCAACAGGATTCATGCTGGTTAACGGTATATTAATTCCGGTAACGGCTTTTTTAATGAAGCGCTTTTCAACACGTCAATTATTTATTAGCTCAATGCTATTATTATTAATCGGTTCTATCATTTGTGCGATTGCACCAAATTTTTCAATATTATTAATAGGACGTATGATTCAAGCTGCTGGTGCAGGTATTATTATGCCGCTCATGATGAGTGTCGTTATGTTTATTTTCCCACTTGAAAAACGAGGAAGCGCAATGGGCCTAATAGGGCTTGCCATGATTTTCGCTCCTGCTATAGCACCAACATTATCTGGCTTTGTCATTGAATATGTATCATGGCGCTGGTTGTTTATAGGTTTAATTCCGCTTGTAGGAATTGTTATTGTATTAGCATTCAAATATTTAATTAACATTTCTGAAGGATTGAAGGCAGAATTGGATGTGCTAAGTTTCATACTATCAACAATCGGCTTCGGGCTAGTATTATATGGATTTAGTAATGCCGGTAGTCACGGATGGGGCGATGCGATGGTGTTAACGTCAATTATTGCGGGGGTATTGGTGTTAGTGTTTTTCACAATGCGTCAATTACGCGCAAGTGATCCGTTTTTAAATTTACGAGTGTTCCAAAACAAAACGTTTACAATGACGTCTCTCATTAACATTATCGTAACGATGATGTTATATGCCGATATGATTTTATTACCGATTTATTTACAAGATGGCCGTGGTTTTACAGCATTTGATGCAGGATTATTATTATTGCCAGGGGCCATCGTCAATGCTTTTCTTTCACCTGTTACCGGAAAATGGTATGACCGATTCGGCGCAAAGCCATTATTCATTATCGGTTTAATTTTTGTCATCCCTTCGATGTGGGTTGTCACCGACTTAACGCAAAACACGACATTTGCTTTTTTAATGATTCGTACGATTTTCTTGCGTATCGGTTTAAGCTTTATAACCATGCCGCTGAACACAGCAGGCTTAAATGCATTATCGAAGGAACTTGTTACACATGGCACAGCCGTTAACAATACGGTTCGTCAAATTGCAGGGGCGATTGGTACAGCGGTTGTCGTAACCATTTATACCTCAAATGCAACAGACTATGCAGGGGATTTAGTTAAACAAGGTGTGACAGAAAGAATTACGGAACTGGCATCAATATTTGCCTCAAGCCAATCCTACTACTTCATGATGATTTTAGCGGTTGTTGCACTGGTAATCACATTGGTTACACCGTTAAAGAAACCTATGTCACCTGAAAAAGCAGAAGAGTTGTAATAAAATTTTTCAAGTATAGACTATCTCCTAAAAATAAGTGGATGAAGTTATTTATGTTACTATAATGGTATATGAATTTGAAATGTTATGAGGTAGAGGACAATGAGTACAATTTTAGATATTGCTAAGCTTGCGGGTGTGGCGAAAAGTACGGTTTCTCGGTATTTAAATGGCGGCTCGGTTGGGGAAGCGACGAAGAAGAAAATTGAACAGGCAATCAAGGAGACCGGGTATTCTCCGAATCCATTTGCGCAGAGTTTAAAAGCGAAGAAAACGAATATTATTGGCACGATTGTCCCGCGGCTTGATTCCTATGCTTCTTCACAAACATTAATTGGCATCGATGAACAATTAAAGAAAATGAATTATCAGATGCTTATTTCCAATACAAGTCAAAATCTGGACCGAGAGATAGAAAGCATCTATAGCTTCGCCAATCAAAAGATGGCGGGGATTATTTTGCTTGCTACTGAAATCACAGATCAGCATATCCAGGCATTTGAAAGTGTTAAGGTTCCTGTACTGTTAATTGGACAAGAGCATGAGAACTTTCATAGTCTAATTCATGATGATTTTAATGCCGGTTATGCGATGGGGCGGTACGTACTAGAAAAAGGATATCGGAAAATTGCTTATTTAGGCGTAACGGAACGGGATATTTCAGTAGGCGTGAAACGAAAGCAGGGTTTTAAAAAGGCGATACAAGAAGTCGAGGATTGTGATGTTCGCTTCTATGAGACATTATTCAATATTCCAGCTGCACAAGCGAGTTCAAAGGAAATCATCCATGAATTTCAGCCTGCGATCTTTGTATGTGCAACCGATAATATCGCTCTTGGGGTTTTGAAGGCATCGTATTCAGAGAGGATCACGGTCCCTCAGGACTTAGCAGTTACAGGTTTTGGAGGCTATGATGTGACAGGAATCATTCATCCGGGCATAACGACGGCGAAGTTTTTTTACAAAGAAGCGGGGGAAAAGGCCGCAAGACATATTGTAGAGTTAGTCAATGAACGTCCTGTAGAAAAAGTAACACTTTCTAAATTTGAAATTATTGAGCGGGAAAGCGTTGACAATCTTTTGAACTGTCCCCTATAATAGAGACAACGAAACCGGTTCCAATTAAGAGGACCTGTTCACTTGGTAACAATTGAATATGGTTTCTCTTTTTAACTATTTATTTTTTTAATTAAAATCGGAACCGGTTCCATTAGAGAAAAGAACTTATTTTTTTGTTTCTTAATGGAACCGGTTCCTAAAACAAATGAAAAGAGAGGGATTAAAGTGGATCATAAAAAAATTGCACGGGAAGTTTTGGATGCCATTGGTGGTCAGGAAAACGTATCAGCTGCAGCGCATTGCGCCACACGCTTACGTCTTGTTTTACAGGATGAATCGGTCGTAGATCAAGCAGCATTGGACAACATGGATGTCGTGAAAGGGACCTTTTCAACAGGAGGTCAGTTTCAAATTATCCTAGGATCTGGAACAGTGAACGAGGTCTATAAGCACTTGGCGAAGATGTCTGGTCAAACGGAAATGTCAACGAGTGATGTGAAGGATGCGGCGACGAAGAAACTGAATCCGATTCAGCAATTTGTCAAAATGCTGTCAGACATCTTCGTTCCGATTATTCCAGCGATCGTAGCTGGCGGTTTATTAATGGGGATAAACAATGTCTTAACTGCTCCAGACTTGTTTATTGAAGGAAAATCCTTAGTGGATGCCAATCCGGAAATGGCAGATTTAGCGGCACTTATTAATACATTTGCAAATGCTGCCTTTGTCTTTTTACCTATATTAATTGGTTTTTCAGCAACGAAACGGTTTGGTGGGAATCCTTTCCTTGGGGCTACTCTTGGAATGCTAATGGTTCATCCGGACTTATTAAATGGGTACGGTTACGGTGCAGCAGTACTGAATAATGAAGTCCCAGTTTGGAATCTTTTTGGCCTAGAAATTGAAAAGGTAGGCTATCAGGGAACAGTACTTCCGGTTCTTGCCGCGTCTTTTATTCTTGCAAAAATCGAAACATCCTTACGGAAGGTTATTCCATCTGCTTTAGACAATCTATTAACACCTTTATTGTCTATCTTTATTACCGGGGTTTTAACGTTTACTTTGGTAGGCCCGTTGACACGTTCAGCTGGAAATTTATTAACAGATGGAATCGTTTGGTTATATGACACCACAGGTATCATTGGCGGGATCATTTTCGGTTTACTATATGCACCAATTGTTATTACAGGTATGCACCACAGCTTTATTGCGGTAGAAACACAATTGCTTGCTGATGTCGTGAAAACCGGTGGATCGTTTATCTTTGTCATTGCGGCGATGTCAAACATGGCACAAGGAGGAGCGACTCTTGCGGTGCTAAAGACTACGAAAAATGCCAAAATCAAAGGAACTGCTTCAGCAGCTGGTATCTCTGCCTTACTAGGGATTACTGAACCAGCGATGTTTGGGGTTAATTTGAAGTTACGCTATCCATTTATCGGTGCGATTATTGGTTCTGCCGTTGGATCTGGCTTTGTTACGTTGTTCAAGGTTAAAGCGACTGCACTAGGGGCAGCAGGTATACCAGGAATCATCTCGATTCGCCCAGATACCATAATTTCTTATATTATCGGTATGGCCATCGCATTTGCCGTAGCATTTATCGTCACGATTGTTTTAGCGAAAAGAGAAGAAAAAAAAGCAGTTAAACAAACATCCGATCAAGTAGCAGCATAATAAAAAATGAAAAGGAGAATCCCGTGATTCTCCTTTTGCGCATTAGGAGTGAACAGCATGGAATGGACAAAAGAGCAGCGATACAGAACCATGGACGAAGTATCCGAAGAGGAAATACAAGGGCTAGCCAAACTAGTGAACCAATGCCCATGGCGCCAGTCTTTTCATATTCAGCCGGTGACAGGATTGTTAAACGACCCGAATGGTTTTAGTTATTTTAATGGGGAATATCATTTATTCTATCAATGGTTCCCGCTCGGGCCGGTTCATGGGTTGAAGCATTGGTATCATACGAAGTCTAAAGACTTGATACACTGGGAAAATGTTGGAATGGGTATCGAGCCGTCGAATGAGTTTGATAGTCATGGGGCGTATTCTGGAAGCGGAATTGAGCATGATGGGAAATTATATTTCATGTACACAGGCAATACGCGCGATGAATATTGGAATCGACATCCCTATCAATGTTTGGCTGTGATGAGTCCGGATGGAAGTGTTGTCAAAATGGATGCACCGGTGATTGCAGAAGTTCCTAACGGTTATACTGACCATTTTCGTGATCCAAAGGTTTGGAAAAATGGGGACCTCTTCTATGCAGTGATTGGTGCCCAAAGGGAAAATGAGACTGGAAGTGTAGTTTTATTTCAATCTAAGGATTTAAAAGATTGGCAGTTTATGGACGAAGTGAAGACAGGGTTAGGTGAAGAGTTCGGTTATATGTGGGAATGTCCGGATTATTTTGAGCTGGATGGACATGGCGTATTCCTTTTCTCCCCACAAGGATTAAAAGCGGAAGGTGACTGCTATCAAAATATTTATCAATCAGGGTATGTAGTTGGAAGTCCAATAGATTTTGAGAATATCGAATTAAAGCATGGTGCATTCCATGAACTGGATCGGGGCTTTGATTTTTATGCACCACAAACAACGGTAGATCACAAGGGGAGGCGGATTTTAGTTGGGTGGATGGGATTACCGGAAATTGACTATCCTACTGATAAAAATGGCTGGGCACACTGTTTAACACTTCCTCGTGAGTTAACGATTAAAGACGGAAAACTGATTCAACAGCCGGTTTCTGAGCTGAAATTGCTTCGCGGAGAAAAGGTGGAAACCAGCCAAAGTGTTGAGAATGAGAATGTTCGTCTCGGTAACTTTGAGGGAGACGTGTATGAGCTTCTTGCGGAATTCTCTGATAGTACGGCTGAGGAGTTTGGTTTGGAACTTCGGGTTGGAGAAATGGAGAAAACCGTGATTAAATATGATGGTGTTGCGAAAAAGGTTGTGTTTGATCGGACTAGGTCGGGCGAATCTTTCGCTGAGGAGTTTGGTACGGTTCGGAAATGTACGTTGGACGCTGAAAAGATTTCAATTCGAATCTTTGTTGATGTTTCCTCTGTTGAAGTGTTTGTAAATGATGGAGAGGAAGTATTTACTGGAAGGATTTTTCCTGGTAAAGCTAGTAGTGGAATACGTGTGTTTGCTCGTGGTGGACATACGAATGTAAAGGCAGTTAAATGGGATATCAAATAATTTTTTAGTTGTACTAGAGGTGACAAAATGGGAAAGCTATTTTCGATTGGTGAAGTGTTAATTGATTTTATTCCTCTTCAAAAAGGGGTTGCCTTAAAGGATGTTGTCGCATTTGAGAGAGCTCCAGGGGGAGCACCGGCAAATGTGGCTGCGGCTGTTGCCAAATATGGGCAGGATGCAGCGATGATTTCTAAATTAGGGAACGATGCATTTGGCGATTTTTTAGTCGAAAAGCTTGTTGAGGCAGGTGTTGAGACAGATAAAGTATACAGGACTGGTGATGCGAATACTGCCTTAGCATTTGTCTCGTTAAAAGAAAACGGGGAACGTGATTTTTCGTTTTATCGTAATCCTTCTGCTGATTTGCTGTTATGCGAGGCGGAAATTGAGCCAACATGGTTCCAGGCGGGGGATATACTCCATTTTTGCTCGGTTGATCTGGTGGAAAGCCCAATGAAACAGGCTCATAAAAAAGCGATTGCCGCTGTTTCAGCTGCGGATGGCTTGGTCAGCTTTGACCCGAATGTGCGGCTTCCGCTTTGGGAAGAACCAGAGGACTGTCGTAAGGCGATTCTCGAATTTTTACCGACTGCAGATATCGTAAAGGTTTCCGATGAAGAGCTTAATTTTATTACGGGAATACAAGATGAGTCGGAGGCTATACAATCGTTATTCGTTGGAAACGTGAAGGCAGTTGTCTACACAAAGGGAGCTGCCGGAGCGGATTTAATTTTAAAAGATCAAAAGTTTGAATCGAGCGGATATTCTGTTGAAGCGGTGGACACAACTGGAGCTGGTGATGCGTTCATTGGCGGATTTTTATATCAATTACTAGAATTGCATGCAAATCCTGAAAACATTGAGGAAGTGCTGCGAGACCACCAAGCCTCTATCCTCCAATTTGCCAATGCTAGCGGTGCTCTCACTACAACAGGAAAAGGAGCAATCTCTGCTCTACCGACTAAGAGGGAAATTGATGAGCTTATAGGGTCATAATACTTATGCTTGGATTAAACATATTGAAGGGTGAAATCACATACCGTGCTGTTGCAAAGGAACTACGGTTGTTTAGGAAAGGCTCATAAATGCGGCTTGATGTAATAGTGATTTTTGCTAGTCGGTATCATTCCTAGCAAAAATTTGAAAAGAGAAGGACATTTATCAGTTCACTGAACTGATAAATGTCCTTCTCTTAATTTTGTGTATATTTCCTCATACCTTTAAGGATCATGAGGTTTTTTGTTATTTTATAACGAAAAATGTCATTGATGTTGTCTGAATATAATGTATAATAAGATAATTGAAAAATTCTAAAAAAGGTGTGAACAACAAATGAATATGCTAGCAAGAATTAGTACAGTAGCAGGTAACACTTTTATCTACTGGGTTTTATTATTCACGGCTTTAGCCATGGTGTTTCCAGGCGGTTTTACCTGGATTGCCCCTTATATCTCGATCCTTCTTGGAATAATCATGTTTGGGATGGGATTAACATTATCTGTAGAAGATTTCAAGTCCGTATTTAAACAGCCTCTTGCCGTGTTCGTGGGGGTTGCAGCTCAATACATCATAATGCCGGGTGTAGCTTATCTTCTGGCAGTAGGGTTGAATCTCCCTCCTGAAGTGGCAGTTGGTGTAATATTGGTCGGTTGCTGTCCAGGGGGAACTGCATCCAATGTAATGTCGTACCTAGCAAAAGCAAATGTCGCTTTGTCAGTTGCGGTTTCATCGGTAGCGACTTTGGTATCGCCAATCCTAACTCCTGCACTTATTTACCTATTAGCGAGCCAGTGGCTTCCTGTATCTGGAAAGGACATGCTTCTCTCAACAGTTCAAATCGTTCTTCTTCCTATTATTCTTGGTATCGTCTTCAAATGGATTTTGAAGGACAAAGCAGAAGAAGGCGCGAAAATCCTGCCACTTGTTTCTGTAATTGGAATCGTCGGTGTTATCTCAGCCGTAGTAGCAGCGAATAAAGCAAATATCCTGGAATCAGGATTAGCAATTCTTGGTATGGTTATTCTCCATAATTTTGTTGGATTGGTATTAGGTTTCTTTATTTCAAAATGGTTCAAATTCCCGTATGCCGATCAAAAAGCAATCGCAATCGAGGTCGGAATGCAGAACTCAGGACTTGCCGCAGCGTTAGCGACCGCCCATTTCTCTCCACTTACGGCTGTTCCGAGTGCGATTTTCTCAGTGTGGCATAATATTTCTGGACCATTGGTTGCCACCTACTGGGCAAAAAGGGCTGCAAAACAAGAACTGGAAATGAAACAGTCTAAAAAAGTATCCTAAAATGTTAGGTTGACTCAAAAGAACAGGTATGAAGATGTAATTTAGCCCCGTTATAGGAGCATGTCTATAGGGAATAAGGTTAATAATAAGAGGTTTTCCGATTGTTCTTTGAACTTTTGGAGAGCCTCTTTTTTTATCTGTTTTCTCGCATGCAGAGGGTGTTGAAAAGGGGCAAAGGAAAACGTCTAGTCAACAGGTGTAATTTTTTTAAATTCTGATGGATGATTGGTACAAAATAACCAATTCCTTCTTTGAATATAGAATAATAAAAAATTAGCTTTTATAATAAATAGGAAAATAGAGGGAAACAGAATAAACGAATTTCAATAAAGGAAAAGGAATGAAACATGACTTTAGAAACAATGGAACTTATCGAATTCTTTTTATCCTATTATCTGAGTGTTCAAGTAATGTTCAGTATCTTGGTGTTTTTACTTGACAGGATCGTGCTTGATGTTTTCGAAACAGGTGTTTATGAAAATCCCAAAACCGTATTCCAAAGGACGCTTACGTTTGTGACCAATACTTTTCTTGGCGTAGGACCGTATCTGAACAAGAAATTTTTAAAGTACTCCTTCTTAAAAAGAAAGTTCTTTATGTTGCTTTCTATTGTTGCCCAAATTTTTGCCTCTGTTATTGTTTATTATGTGATAATAAACCTCCTTCGGGCGATTTTTCTATAATCGGCCTATATATGATCTATGAAAAAAACACAACTAAAAACGTACAATTATGCATGGGAACTTTTATCTACAGCAAATCTCATATTAAAGGATAAGGAATGAACATGACTTTAGAAACATTGGAACGAATCGAAGAATTAATAATCTATTTTCTAGGTGTTCAAGTGATTTTCAGTATCTTAGTGTTTTTACTTGGCAGGATCATGCTTGATGTTTACAAGGCAGGTGTTTATGAAAATCCCAAAACAGTATTTCAATGGACGTTTACGTTTGTGATCAATGCCTTTTTTGTTATAGGACCGTATCTGAACAAGAAATTTTTAAAGTACTCTTTCCTAAAAAGAAAGTTCTTTATGTTGCTTTCTATTGTTGCCCAAATTTTTGCCTCTGTTATTGTTTATTATGTAGTTAAAAATCTGCTCCGTGGGATTTTTTTATAAACAATCTTCTCATGAAACTATGATACTAAAACCCCCGCTTTGTTAACCTAGTTTAAACAAAGTGGGTTTTTTTTGTCTATCAGGACACCTCCATTTTCTTCTAATGTGGAAATTTTCCATTTTTGAAACATTTCTGGTACTCAATCGTCTACTATTTATTGGGATTTTTTGTATAGCGTAACTTTTTACAGGAATTTTACAGAAAAATATAGAATATTTAGATATAATGTTATAAATGTAAGACCCATGAGGAGGATGTTAC
This Neobacillus sp. YX16 DNA region includes the following protein-coding sequences:
- a CDS encoding alkaline phosphatase PhoX, which gives rise to MNNETSKNGLNRRDFLKAGGMGTLALTLGSTGVLALGSKAFADTTNNPTSGFGGYGPLVPDPNGILDLPKGFHYKIISKEGGLMSNGAKIPGAFDGMAAFEGPNNTTVLVRNHELGTGAAFGSNPFDAAAQGGTTALVVGANREVIKEYVTSSGTIRNCAGGATPWGTWLTCEETRSATHGYVFEVDPQQPENEMSKTPIKEMGRFAHEACAIDPSTGYVYLTEDASPSYLYRFIPNNTSQKPGALQEGGTLYAAAIEAVTDPAASTFKTGQTFKIVWKKVDPHFCREEAAAQNCIKFSRLEGAFFQEGVFWFDDTSAGDKKLGRVYRYIPHTNTLELFYEGNDAREMEYPDNICMTPWGDLWYAEDGSGDDRLMGITPEGKIYPFAHNRLSNSELAGPTFSPDGNTLFVNIQSPGKTFAIWGPFQRRNSARAREMSYAAPANLAPQVSEKVAKAAEAQGMSVLEAAAFERHGLML
- a CDS encoding TetR-like C-terminal domain-containing protein; protein product: MSARKEDPRAIRSKRLLKEAVISLLIESQNLQELTVQKITAKAELNRATFYLHYVDMQDLLKHVVYDIFDDLSKKLSPLLQPEHVDLDEHRLTFLDYFYQHRKYLSVLFEEKAFQKKLHNFIVEFVQARRDLNKIVTEDAVSKDIIASSILGILMWWIRDGKHYSSEYIAHQMSVWMTRRY
- a CDS encoding DHA2 family efflux MFS transporter permease subunit, which codes for MAQQMNKKVLLFVLLLGGFLSILNQTLLNVALSEFMEVFDVGATTVQWLATGFMLVNGILIPVTAFLMKRFSTRQLFISSMLLLLIGSIICAIAPNFSILLIGRMIQAAGAGIIMPLMMSVVMFIFPLEKRGSAMGLIGLAMIFAPAIAPTLSGFVIEYVSWRWLFIGLIPLVGIVIVLAFKYLINISEGLKAELDVLSFILSTIGFGLVLYGFSNAGSHGWGDAMVLTSIIAGVLVLVFFTMRQLRASDPFLNLRVFQNKTFTMTSLINIIVTMMLYADMILLPIYLQDGRGFTAFDAGLLLLPGAIVNAFLSPVTGKWYDRFGAKPLFIIGLIFVIPSMWVVTDLTQNTTFAFLMIRTIFLRIGLSFITMPLNTAGLNALSKELVTHGTAVNNTVRQIAGAIGTAVVVTIYTSNATDYAGDLVKQGVTERITELASIFASSQSYYFMMILAVVALVITLVTPLKKPMSPEKAEEL
- a CDS encoding LacI family DNA-binding transcriptional regulator, whose amino-acid sequence is MSTILDIAKLAGVAKSTVSRYLNGGSVGEATKKKIEQAIKETGYSPNPFAQSLKAKKTNIIGTIVPRLDSYASSQTLIGIDEQLKKMNYQMLISNTSQNLDREIESIYSFANQKMAGIILLATEITDQHIQAFESVKVPVLLIGQEHENFHSLIHDDFNAGYAMGRYVLEKGYRKIAYLGVTERDISVGVKRKQGFKKAIQEVEDCDVRFYETLFNIPAAQASSKEIIHEFQPAIFVCATDNIALGVLKASYSERITVPQDLAVTGFGGYDVTGIIHPGITTAKFFYKEAGEKAARHIVELVNERPVEKVTLSKFEIIERESVDNLLNCPL
- a CDS encoding sucrose-specific PTS transporter subunit IIBC; the protein is MDHKKIAREVLDAIGGQENVSAAAHCATRLRLVLQDESVVDQAALDNMDVVKGTFSTGGQFQIILGSGTVNEVYKHLAKMSGQTEMSTSDVKDAATKKLNPIQQFVKMLSDIFVPIIPAIVAGGLLMGINNVLTAPDLFIEGKSLVDANPEMADLAALINTFANAAFVFLPILIGFSATKRFGGNPFLGATLGMLMVHPDLLNGYGYGAAVLNNEVPVWNLFGLEIEKVGYQGTVLPVLAASFILAKIETSLRKVIPSALDNLLTPLLSIFITGVLTFTLVGPLTRSAGNLLTDGIVWLYDTTGIIGGIIFGLLYAPIVITGMHHSFIAVETQLLADVVKTGGSFIFVIAAMSNMAQGGATLAVLKTTKNAKIKGTASAAGISALLGITEPAMFGVNLKLRYPFIGAIIGSAVGSGFVTLFKVKATALGAAGIPGIISIRPDTIISYIIGMAIAFAVAFIVTIVLAKREEKKAVKQTSDQVAA
- a CDS encoding sucrose-6-phosphate hydrolase, with product MEWTKEQRYRTMDEVSEEEIQGLAKLVNQCPWRQSFHIQPVTGLLNDPNGFSYFNGEYHLFYQWFPLGPVHGLKHWYHTKSKDLIHWENVGMGIEPSNEFDSHGAYSGSGIEHDGKLYFMYTGNTRDEYWNRHPYQCLAVMSPDGSVVKMDAPVIAEVPNGYTDHFRDPKVWKNGDLFYAVIGAQRENETGSVVLFQSKDLKDWQFMDEVKTGLGEEFGYMWECPDYFELDGHGVFLFSPQGLKAEGDCYQNIYQSGYVVGSPIDFENIELKHGAFHELDRGFDFYAPQTTVDHKGRRILVGWMGLPEIDYPTDKNGWAHCLTLPRELTIKDGKLIQQPVSELKLLRGEKVETSQSVENENVRLGNFEGDVYELLAEFSDSTAEEFGLELRVGEMEKTVIKYDGVAKKVVFDRTRSGESFAEEFGTVRKCTLDAEKISIRIFVDVSSVEVFVNDGEEVFTGRIFPGKASSGIRVFARGGHTNVKAVKWDIK
- a CDS encoding carbohydrate kinase, encoding MGKLFSIGEVLIDFIPLQKGVALKDVVAFERAPGGAPANVAAAVAKYGQDAAMISKLGNDAFGDFLVEKLVEAGVETDKVYRTGDANTALAFVSLKENGERDFSFYRNPSADLLLCEAEIEPTWFQAGDILHFCSVDLVESPMKQAHKKAIAAVSAADGLVSFDPNVRLPLWEEPEDCRKAILEFLPTADIVKVSDEELNFITGIQDESEAIQSLFVGNVKAVVYTKGAAGADLILKDQKFESSGYSVEAVDTTGAGDAFIGGFLYQLLELHANPENIEEVLRDHQASILQFANASGALTTTGKGAISALPTKREIDELIGS
- a CDS encoding bile acid:sodium symporter family protein, which translates into the protein MNMLARISTVAGNTFIYWVLLFTALAMVFPGGFTWIAPYISILLGIIMFGMGLTLSVEDFKSVFKQPLAVFVGVAAQYIIMPGVAYLLAVGLNLPPEVAVGVILVGCCPGGTASNVMSYLAKANVALSVAVSSVATLVSPILTPALIYLLASQWLPVSGKDMLLSTVQIVLLPIILGIVFKWILKDKAEEGAKILPLVSVIGIVGVISAVVAANKANILESGLAILGMVILHNFVGLVLGFFISKWFKFPYADQKAIAIEVGMQNSGLAAALATAHFSPLTAVPSAIFSVWHNISGPLVATYWAKRAAKQELEMKQSKKVS